The following are from one region of the Sandaracinus amylolyticus genome:
- a CDS encoding DMT family transporter: MNERGVVFDLAIGAFAIAWAAIFLRLAGEVDPLVSSALRLAIAALLLAPWAVRAARAGTLDAPVRRSATIAGLLYAIHFGTWVASLALTSVAASVTLVTATPLLLAIIGVLRGRDRPTRGHAWAIAITTLGVAMIGGADASLSREALIGDVLALIGALTMALYLLVARELGERLEPLAFSSLAAGVGALALGLVCAARMALGADVLAHLDDAALGWIALSALVPQAVGHTLLTRALRRATPTMVGLATCAEPVLSTLLAIPILAETPTPLVVAGCAVTIAGVLVGMRRVA, encoded by the coding sequence ATGAACGAGCGCGGCGTCGTCTTCGATCTCGCGATCGGCGCGTTCGCCATCGCGTGGGCCGCGATCTTCCTGCGGCTCGCGGGCGAGGTCGATCCGCTCGTGAGCTCGGCGCTGCGGCTCGCGATCGCGGCGCTCTTGCTCGCGCCGTGGGCGGTGCGCGCGGCGCGCGCGGGGACGCTCGACGCGCCGGTGCGCCGCAGCGCGACCATCGCGGGGCTGCTCTACGCGATCCACTTCGGCACCTGGGTCGCGTCGCTCGCGCTCACCTCGGTCGCGGCGTCGGTCACGCTCGTCACCGCGACGCCGCTCCTGCTCGCGATCATCGGCGTGCTGCGAGGGCGCGATCGACCGACCCGCGGACACGCATGGGCGATCGCGATCACGACCCTCGGCGTGGCGATGATCGGCGGCGCCGACGCGTCGCTCTCGCGCGAGGCGTTGATCGGCGACGTCCTCGCGCTGATCGGCGCGCTCACGATGGCGCTCTATCTGCTCGTCGCGCGCGAGCTCGGAGAGCGCCTCGAGCCGCTCGCGTTCTCGAGCCTCGCCGCGGGTGTGGGCGCGCTGGCGCTCGGGCTCGTGTGCGCGGCGAGGATGGCGCTCGGGGCCGACGTCCTCGCGCACCTCGACGACGCGGCGCTGGGATGGATCGCGTTGTCCGCGCTGGTGCCGCAAGCGGTCGGCCACACGCTGCTCACGCGCGCGCTGCGTCGCGCCACGCCCACGATGGTGGGGCTCGCCACCTGCGCCGAGCCCGTGCTCTCGACGCTGCTCGCGATCCCGATCCTCGCCGAGACCCCGACTCCGCTGGTCGTCGCGGGGTGCGCGGTGACGATCGCGGGCGTGCTGGTCGGGATGCGACGCGTGGCGTGA
- a CDS encoding response regulator — protein MLRGRPHPRFGDLRGTSARMVAVVGSSPDETRPHRLLLVDDHPIIRAALRAQLSVPGEFVVVGEASNARAALKLAEAHGVDVVLIDLELDREWGMDLLLVLKSRFPELRVLVFTAHDDPMLAQRAIDLGALGYVAKTDDVALVDALRAVARGEVYLGPSIAAHLVRRWRTRSGQLLSDREVEIFRLIGRGHETKDIASVLGVSVKTVETHRARIRNKLGIRGVGELIVRAALFARGQE, from the coding sequence TTGCTGCGCGGCCGCCCGCACCCCAGGTTCGGTGATCTGCGCGGCACGTCCGCGCGTATGGTCGCTGTAGTGGGATCATCCCCCGACGAAACACGCCCTCACCGGCTGCTCCTGGTCGACGATCATCCGATCATCCGGGCCGCGCTGCGGGCGCAGCTGAGCGTTCCCGGCGAGTTCGTCGTGGTGGGTGAGGCGTCCAACGCGCGCGCCGCGCTCAAGCTCGCGGAGGCGCACGGCGTCGACGTCGTGCTGATCGATCTCGAGCTCGATCGCGAGTGGGGCATGGACCTGCTCCTCGTGCTGAAGAGTCGGTTCCCCGAGCTGCGCGTGCTGGTGTTCACCGCGCACGACGACCCGATGCTCGCGCAGCGCGCGATCGATCTCGGCGCGCTGGGGTACGTCGCGAAGACCGACGACGTCGCGCTCGTCGACGCGCTGCGCGCGGTCGCGCGCGGCGAGGTCTACCTCGGGCCCTCGATCGCGGCGCACCTGGTGCGGCGCTGGCGAACCCGCTCGGGGCAGCTCCTCAGCGATCGCGAGGTCGAGATCTTCCGCCTGATCGGGCGCGGCCACGAGACGAAGGACATCGCGTCGGTGCTCGGCGTCAGCGTGAAGACGGTCGAGACGCACCGCGCGCGCATCCGCAACAAGCTCGGCATCCGCGGCGTCGGCGAGCTCATCGTGCGCGCGGCGCTCTTCGCGCGCGGCCAGGAGTGA
- a CDS encoding metallophosphoesterase: MTRIPVGSFFIALLVLVGCANDMNGILASPTTGDLLDPPAQRVDVFAEIRAQCGEWVEPGGDVKRWPYVQSVTHESARVVWTTSAENAERLELWQQEGDEPSVAEPALDDTRYLRDARQLSVPLLGLEPDRIYCYRLRTRDGDVVYGPTGFRTAPRRGEGTARIVVFGDSGGANADQVAVGEQLGTVAMDAVLHTGDLAYEDGTLGQLEAKHFAMYGQLMASVPFFPSIGDHDHATGSAGPYLEAFALPDRASGSERWYSFDWGPAHVVVLDSNVDLDPQRTFLRRDLAENAHAPWTIVVISTPLYSSGFHGGDRSLRDAFQRLFIDGGVDLVVSGDDHDYERTSPIEGVTYVVTGGGGRSVRSVGKSWFTAFSTTAFHFVSIVADRERLRLHAIDGTGREFDGVELTRR; encoded by the coding sequence ATGACTCGCATTCCGGTTGGTTCCTTCTTCATTGCGCTGCTCGTGCTCGTGGGCTGCGCCAACGACATGAACGGCATCCTCGCGTCACCGACGACCGGGGATCTGCTCGATCCGCCGGCGCAGCGCGTCGACGTGTTCGCCGAGATCCGCGCGCAGTGCGGCGAGTGGGTCGAGCCGGGAGGCGACGTGAAGCGCTGGCCCTACGTGCAGTCGGTCACGCACGAGTCGGCGCGCGTCGTGTGGACGACCAGCGCGGAGAACGCCGAGCGGCTCGAGCTGTGGCAGCAGGAGGGCGACGAGCCGAGCGTCGCCGAGCCCGCGCTCGACGACACGCGTTATCTGCGCGACGCGCGACAGCTGAGCGTGCCGCTGCTCGGCCTCGAGCCCGATCGCATCTACTGCTATCGCCTCCGCACCCGCGACGGCGACGTGGTGTACGGCCCGACCGGGTTCCGCACCGCGCCGCGCCGCGGTGAGGGCACGGCGCGCATCGTGGTGTTCGGCGACTCGGGGGGCGCGAACGCCGATCAGGTCGCGGTCGGCGAGCAGCTCGGCACCGTCGCGATGGACGCGGTGCTCCACACCGGCGATCTCGCCTACGAGGACGGCACGCTGGGCCAGCTCGAGGCGAAGCACTTCGCGATGTACGGGCAGCTCATGGCCTCGGTCCCGTTCTTCCCGTCGATCGGCGATCACGATCACGCGACGGGCTCGGCCGGGCCCTACCTCGAGGCGTTCGCGCTGCCCGATCGCGCGAGCGGCAGCGAGCGCTGGTACTCGTTCGACTGGGGACCGGCGCACGTGGTGGTGCTCGACTCGAACGTCGATCTCGACCCGCAGCGCACGTTCCTGCGGCGCGATCTCGCCGAGAACGCGCACGCGCCGTGGACGATCGTCGTGATCTCGACGCCGCTCTACTCCAGCGGCTTCCACGGCGGTGATCGCAGCCTGCGCGACGCGTTCCAGCGGCTCTTCATCGACGGCGGCGTCGACCTCGTGGTGAGCGGCGACGATCACGACTACGAGCGCACGAGCCCGATCGAGGGCGTCACCTACGTCGTGACCGGCGGCGGCGGGCGCAGCGTGCGCAGCGTGGGCAAGTCGTGGTTCACCGCGTTCTCGACGACCGCGTTCCACTTCGTGTCGATCGTCGCGGATCGGGAGCGCCTGCGCCTGCACGCGATCGACGGCACCGGCCGCGAGTTCGACGGAGTCGAGCTCACGAGGCGCTGA